The following proteins come from a genomic window of Actinopolyspora saharensis:
- a CDS encoding Tn3 family transposase, with protein sequence MEHLRRQGDPFRDEELARLPPLGWQHINLRGRCVFTSSPPGGLPPTDPPIPARSSEPLHEGNRQVRTG encoded by the coding sequence ATCGAGCACCTCCGCCGCCAGGGCGATCCCTTCCGCGACGAGGAACTGGCTCGCCTGCCTCCGCTCGGGTGGCAGCACATCAACCTCCGGGGTCGCTGCGTCTTCACCAGCAGCCCACCAGGCGGGCTCCCGCCCACTGACCCCCCGATCCCGGCGAGGAGCTCTGAACCGCTGCACGAAGGGAATCGGCAAGTGAGAACGGGCTGA
- a CDS encoding ArsR/SmtB family transcription factor produces MPRKLHHPDPQDVSLAGLLSALGDPVRLQLVTVLADHGEHPREDFEVEVGPSTLSHHMKTLREAGLTRHRLEGTRCFVSLREETLRRFPEVLASVLRACSRNDSEEPDARSQAARDE; encoded by the coding sequence ATGCCTCGCAAGCTGCATCACCCCGATCCGCAAGACGTCTCGCTGGCCGGTCTGCTGTCGGCCTTGGGCGATCCCGTCCGGCTGCAGCTCGTGACGGTGCTGGCCGACCACGGGGAGCACCCGCGCGAGGACTTCGAGGTCGAGGTAGGACCGTCCACCTTGAGTCATCACATGAAAACGCTTCGCGAGGCGGGGTTGACTCGGCATCGGCTTGAGGGCACCCGCTGCTTCGTGTCACTCCGAGAGGAGACGCTGCGGCGATTTCCGGAGGTTTTGGCAAGCGTATTGCGCGCATGCTCTCGAAATGACTCCGAAGAGCCGGACGCACGGTCCCAGGCCGCCCGTGACGAATGA
- a CDS encoding muconolactone Delta-isomerase family protein, with protein sequence MDFLVRIDTARVHELPTDELEDITTRERARGRELMAEGVLRHLWSVPGRSANIGIWSAADADALNEALASLPIRPYVDIDVTPLATHPMTAENPAT encoded by the coding sequence ATGGACTTTCTCGTCCGCATCGACACAGCACGCGTCCACGAGCTGCCGACCGACGAGCTCGAGGACATCACCACCCGCGAGCGCGCACGAGGTCGCGAGCTCATGGCCGAGGGCGTGCTGCGACACCTCTGGAGCGTGCCCGGCCGGAGCGCCAACATCGGCATCTGGAGCGCGGCCGATGCCGATGCCCTCAACGAGGCACTGGCGAGCCTGCCGATCCGGCCCTACGTCGACATCGACGTGACACCACTGGCCACCCACCCCATGACGGCCGAGAACCCGGCGACGTAG